A window of Longispora fulva contains these coding sequences:
- the gcvT gene encoding glycine cleavage system aminomethyltransferase GcvT: MRTALYEHHLALGATLTDYAGWRMPLRYGSESAEHLAVRKAAGLFDLGHMGQFEIHGPEAAGALDFALVGRLSELVVGQARYTLLCQSDGGILDDLICYRLAEDRYLVVANAANTSVVSDALSVRLAGFRADLDRLDRSLIAIQGPSAAGILALICDAHLGGLPYYAVIPGSINGIPLWVARTGYTGEDGFELYVPAEHASAVWWALTTTGEPHGLRSAGLACRDTLRLEAGMPLYGHELTCDTTPYDAGLGRVVRLDKPADFVGRAALTAAAEAPRSRRLVGLVSAGRRVLRAGQPVVDLRTGAHLGVVTSGAVSPVLGRPIAMAYVSTVNAPLAVDVRGSLEPVELSPLPFYRRSTS, encoded by the coding sequence GTGCGCACAGCACTGTACGAGCACCACCTCGCCCTGGGCGCGACGCTGACCGACTACGCCGGTTGGCGGATGCCGCTGCGGTACGGCAGCGAGAGCGCCGAGCACCTGGCCGTCCGCAAGGCCGCCGGCCTGTTCGACCTCGGGCACATGGGCCAGTTCGAGATCCACGGGCCCGAAGCTGCCGGAGCGCTCGACTTCGCCCTCGTCGGCCGGCTGTCGGAGCTGGTGGTGGGGCAGGCCCGGTACACGCTGCTGTGCCAGTCCGACGGCGGGATCCTCGACGACCTGATCTGCTACCGGCTCGCCGAGGACCGCTATCTGGTCGTCGCCAACGCCGCGAACACGAGCGTGGTGTCCGACGCGCTGTCGGTGCGGCTCGCGGGCTTCCGGGCCGACCTCGACCGGCTCGACCGGTCGCTGATCGCGATCCAGGGCCCGAGCGCCGCCGGCATCCTCGCGCTGATCTGCGACGCGCACCTCGGCGGCCTGCCGTACTACGCGGTCATCCCCGGCTCGATCAACGGGATCCCGCTGTGGGTGGCCCGGACCGGGTACACGGGCGAGGACGGCTTCGAGCTGTACGTGCCCGCCGAGCACGCCTCCGCCGTGTGGTGGGCGCTGACCACGACCGGGGAGCCGCACGGGCTGCGGTCGGCCGGGCTGGCCTGCCGGGACACGCTGCGCCTGGAGGCCGGCATGCCGCTGTACGGCCACGAGCTGACCTGCGACACCACCCCGTACGACGCCGGGCTCGGCCGGGTCGTCCGACTGGACAAGCCCGCCGACTTCGTGGGCCGGGCCGCGCTGACCGCCGCCGCCGAGGCGCCCCGGTCCCGCCGGCTGGTGGGCCTGGTCTCCGCCGGCCGCCGGGTACTCCGCGCCGGCCAGCCCGTCGTCGACCTGCGCACCGGCGCGCACCTCGGCGTCGTCACCTCAGGGGCGGTCTCGCCCGTCCTGGGCCGTCCGATCGCGATGGCCTACGTATCGACCGTCAACGCGCCCCTGGCCGTGGACGTGCGCGGCAGCCTCGAACCTGTCGAGCTCTCACCCCTACCGTTCTACCGAAGGAGCACGTCGTGA
- the trxA gene encoding thioredoxin, translating into MATITVTKDNFNELLSEHDFVVLDFWAEWCGPCRQFAPTFEAASEKNDGIVFGKIDTEAQQELAATFNIQSIPTLMIVRDKTIVYSEPGALRPADFDDLLQKAKDLDMAKLRAEAESA; encoded by the coding sequence GTGGCGACGATCACAGTCACCAAGGACAATTTCAACGAACTGCTCTCGGAGCACGACTTCGTCGTGCTGGACTTCTGGGCCGAGTGGTGCGGCCCGTGCCGCCAGTTCGCCCCGACGTTCGAGGCCGCGTCGGAGAAGAACGATGGCATCGTGTTCGGCAAGATCGACACGGAGGCCCAGCAGGAGCTGGCCGCCACGTTCAACATCCAGTCGATCCCGACGCTGATGATCGTGCGCGACAAGACGATCGTCTACAGCGAGCCCGGCGCCCTGCGCCCGGCCGACTTCGACGACCTGCTCCAGAAGGCCAAGGACCTCGACATGGCCAAGCTGCGCGCCGAGGCCGAGTCCGCCTGA
- a CDS encoding MHYT domain-containing protein → MISYVIAAFGCAIGLVCTARARAARNGAHREKWLVLGAVSIGGTGIWPMHFIAMLGFDVPGTIVRYDVALTVASALIAILAVGIGLFIVGHGGVSLLRIILGGVFTGLGVAAMHYTGMAAMRMGGSVGYDRAYFVASVLIAIVASSVALWFTVNVQGWGPAVIAALIMGVAVVGMHYTAMFGVQVHLHPMDGPIDGVSPFLFVAPITLLISCALVMLIFSVLSPPAEDEADIVAGLSPMMDTAPERGAALLPRRVARSFNRVGGAR, encoded by the coding sequence GTGATCTCATACGTGATCGCGGCGTTCGGCTGCGCGATCGGTCTGGTGTGCACGGCCAGGGCGAGGGCGGCGCGCAACGGGGCGCACCGGGAGAAGTGGCTGGTCCTGGGGGCGGTGTCCATCGGCGGCACCGGAATCTGGCCGATGCACTTCATCGCGATGCTCGGCTTCGACGTGCCGGGCACCATCGTCCGGTACGACGTGGCGCTCACCGTCGCCAGCGCCCTGATCGCCATCCTCGCCGTCGGGATCGGCCTGTTCATCGTCGGCCACGGCGGGGTGTCCCTGCTCCGGATCATCCTCGGCGGGGTCTTCACCGGCCTCGGGGTGGCCGCGATGCACTACACCGGGATGGCCGCGATGCGGATGGGCGGCTCCGTCGGCTACGACCGGGCGTACTTCGTCGCCTCCGTGCTGATCGCGATCGTCGCGTCGTCGGTGGCGCTGTGGTTCACGGTCAACGTCCAGGGCTGGGGCCCGGCCGTCATCGCCGCCCTGATCATGGGCGTGGCCGTGGTGGGCATGCACTACACGGCCATGTTCGGGGTCCAGGTGCACCTGCACCCGATGGACGGGCCGATCGACGGCGTGAGCCCGTTCCTGTTCGTCGCGCCGATCACCCTGCTGATCAGCTGCGCCCTGGTCATGCTGATCTTCAGCGTGCTGTCCCCGCCGGCGGAGGACGAGGCCGACATCGTCGCCGGGCTGTCGCCGATGATGGACACCGCCCCCGAGCGCGGCGCGGCGCTGCTGCCCCGCCGGGTGGCCCGGTCCTTCAACCGGGTGGGTGGGGCCCGCTGA
- a CDS encoding IclR family transcriptional regulator, which yields MTDVPALRNGLALLRHLAGRPGPQSAATLARELGLPRSTTYHLLAELAAAGFVTHLPEERRYGLGVASFELGSAYLRHEPLERLARPLLQALVDSTGRTAHLGVLHGSETLYLLKEQPRRPQTLVTDIGVRLPAALTAAGRALLGHLPAPQVRALFPRASAFVDRTGRGPRSLAGLRRLLAAEHAWSVEDGHVTPGFASVAAASFDHGGRPVAAISVTFRHECDPECGQRWPDLATEVCHAAAQLTTRIGGRPPG from the coding sequence ATGACGGATGTCCCGGCCCTGCGCAACGGCCTCGCGCTCCTGCGGCACCTCGCCGGCCGGCCCGGCCCGCAGTCGGCGGCCACCCTGGCCAGGGAGCTGGGCCTCCCCCGGTCGACCACCTACCACCTGCTGGCCGAGCTGGCCGCCGCCGGCTTCGTCACCCACCTGCCGGAGGAGCGCCGGTACGGCCTGGGCGTGGCCTCCTTCGAACTCGGCTCCGCCTACCTGCGGCACGAGCCCCTCGAACGCCTGGCCCGCCCGCTGCTCCAGGCCCTGGTCGACTCCACCGGCCGGACGGCGCACCTCGGCGTCCTGCACGGCTCGGAGACGCTCTACCTGCTCAAGGAGCAGCCGAGACGCCCGCAGACCCTGGTCACCGACATCGGGGTCCGACTGCCGGCCGCCCTGACCGCCGCCGGCCGGGCGCTGCTCGGGCACCTGCCGGCGCCCCAGGTCCGGGCGCTGTTCCCCCGGGCGTCGGCGTTCGTGGACCGGACCGGGCGGGGGCCGCGCTCGCTGGCCGGGCTGCGCCGGCTACTGGCGGCCGAGCACGCGTGGAGTGTGGAGGACGGGCACGTCACGCCCGGGTTCGCCTCGGTGGCCGCCGCCAGTTTCGACCACGGTGGCCGGCCGGTGGCGGCGATCAGCGTGACGTTCAGGCACGAATGCGACCCGGAGTGCGGGCAACGGTGGCCGGACCTGGCGACCGAGGTGTGCCACGCCGCCGCCCAGCTCACGACGCGGATCGGCGGCCGCCCACCCGGCTGA
- the hutH gene encoding histidine ammonia-lyase, with amino-acid sequence MKVLVGPAPLTPREVVAVARHGAAVELTSDALEALARARVAIEALAEAETPSYGVSTGFGALATRHIAPELRAQLQKSLVRSHAAGAGPEVEEEVVRALMLLRLHTLATGHTGVRPETAATMAAMLNARITPVVHEYGSLGCSGDLAPLSACALALMGEGQVRVDGVLQPAADALAKAGITPVELREKEGLALINGTDGMLGMLLLALEDLRDLLDVADITAAMTIEALLATDRVFAPDLHALRPHPGQQVSAARLTRILRDSPIVASHRGPDCNRVQDAYSLRCTPQVHGAARDTADYCGIVAGRELASAVDNPVVLDDGRVESNGNFHGAPVAYALDFLAIPIADVASISERRTDRMLDVHRSHGLPAFLADDPGVDSGHMIAQYTQAAIVSELKRLANPASVDSIPSSAMQEDHVSMGWSAARKLRRSVDGLRKVLAVELLTAARALDLRQPLLPAPATAAAVAALRVHVEGPGPDRHLAPEIAAAEELILSGTLLAVVQKEIA; translated from the coding sequence ATGAAGGTACTCGTCGGCCCAGCCCCCCTCACCCCCCGCGAGGTCGTCGCGGTCGCCCGGCACGGCGCGGCCGTCGAGTTGACCTCCGACGCCCTGGAAGCCCTGGCCCGCGCCCGGGTCGCCATCGAGGCGCTCGCCGAGGCCGAGACCCCCTCCTACGGGGTCTCCACCGGCTTCGGCGCGCTCGCCACCCGGCACATCGCCCCCGAACTGCGGGCCCAGCTGCAGAAGTCCCTGGTCCGGTCGCACGCGGCCGGCGCCGGACCCGAGGTCGAGGAGGAGGTGGTCCGCGCGCTGATGCTGTTGCGGCTGCACACCCTCGCCACCGGGCACACCGGCGTCCGCCCGGAGACCGCGGCGACCATGGCCGCGATGCTCAACGCGCGGATCACCCCGGTCGTGCACGAGTACGGCTCCCTCGGCTGCTCCGGCGACCTCGCCCCGCTGTCCGCCTGCGCCCTGGCGCTGATGGGCGAGGGCCAGGTCCGGGTCGACGGCGTGCTCCAGCCGGCAGCCGACGCGCTCGCCAAGGCCGGCATCACTCCGGTCGAGCTGCGGGAGAAGGAGGGCCTGGCCCTCATCAACGGCACCGACGGCATGCTCGGCATGCTGCTCCTGGCCCTGGAGGACCTGCGTGACCTCCTCGACGTCGCCGACATCACCGCCGCGATGACCATCGAGGCGCTGCTGGCCACCGACCGGGTGTTCGCCCCCGACCTGCACGCGCTGCGTCCGCACCCCGGCCAGCAGGTGTCCGCCGCCCGGCTGACCCGGATCCTCCGCGACTCGCCGATCGTCGCCAGCCACCGGGGGCCGGACTGCAACCGGGTCCAGGACGCGTACTCGCTGCGGTGCACCCCGCAGGTGCACGGCGCGGCCCGCGACACCGCCGACTACTGCGGGATCGTGGCCGGCCGCGAGCTGGCCAGCGCCGTCGACAACCCGGTGGTCCTCGACGACGGCCGGGTCGAGTCCAACGGCAACTTCCACGGCGCGCCCGTCGCCTACGCCCTGGACTTCCTCGCCATCCCGATCGCCGACGTCGCCTCGATCAGCGAACGGCGCACCGACCGGATGCTCGACGTGCACCGCTCGCACGGGCTGCCGGCGTTCCTCGCCGACGACCCGGGGGTGGACTCGGGGCACATGATCGCGCAGTACACCCAGGCGGCGATCGTCAGCGAGCTCAAGCGGCTGGCCAACCCCGCCAGCGTCGACTCGATCCCGTCGAGCGCGATGCAGGAGGACCACGTGTCCATGGGCTGGAGCGCCGCCCGCAAGCTGCGCCGGTCCGTCGACGGGCTGCGCAAGGTGCTCGCCGTCGAGTTGCTCACCGCCGCCCGGGCGCTGGACCTGCGCCAGCCGCTGCTGCCCGCCCCGGCGACCGCGGCGGCCGTGGCCGCGCTGCGCGTACACGTCGAGGGTCCCGGTCCTGACCGGCACCTGGCTCCGGAGATCGCGGCAGCCGAAGAACTCATCCTCAGCGGCACCCTGCTCGCCGTCGTCCAGAAGGAGATCGCATGA
- the hutU gene encoding urocanate hydratase, with protein sequence MTTPGPRTVRAPHGTTLHAKNWQTEAALRMLLNNLDPDVAERPDDLVVYGGTGKAARDWASFEAIARALSTLEADETLLVQSGRPVGVFRTHEWAPRVLIANSNLVGDWANWPEFRRLEQLGLTMYGQMTAGSWIYIGTQGILQGTYETFAAVAHKRFGGTLAGTLTLTGGCGGMGGAQPLAVTMNNGVCLVVDVDAARLRRRVETRYLDTVADDLDDAIAQALAAKETRTPLSIGIVGNCATVFPELLRRGVPIDIVTDQTSAHDPLSYLPEGVSVEDGPDYAAKKPAEFTDRARQSMAKHVEAMVGFQDAGAEVFDYGNALRGEAKLGGYERAFDFPGFVPAYIRPLFCEGKGPFRWAALSGDPADIAATDKAILELFPENESLARWIKLAGEKVAFQGLPARICWLGYGERHLAGLKFNEMVASGELKAPIVIGRDHLDCGSVASPQRETESMADGSDAIADWPILNALLNTASGATWVSLHHGGGVGIGRSIHAGQVVVADGTELAAQKIERVLTNDPGMGVIRHVDAGYSIAEIVAEDKGVRIPMRESGDVPAPALGL encoded by the coding sequence ATGACCACGCCCGGCCCCCGCACCGTGCGCGCCCCGCACGGCACCACGCTGCACGCCAAGAACTGGCAGACCGAGGCCGCGCTGCGGATGCTGCTGAACAACCTCGACCCGGACGTGGCCGAGCGCCCCGACGACCTCGTGGTCTACGGCGGCACCGGCAAGGCCGCCCGGGACTGGGCCAGCTTCGAGGCCATCGCCCGGGCACTGTCCACCCTGGAGGCCGACGAGACCCTGCTGGTCCAGTCGGGCCGGCCGGTCGGCGTGTTCCGCACCCACGAGTGGGCGCCGCGGGTCCTGATCGCCAACTCCAACCTGGTCGGCGACTGGGCCAACTGGCCGGAGTTCCGCCGGCTGGAGCAGCTCGGCCTGACCATGTACGGCCAGATGACCGCCGGCTCGTGGATCTACATCGGCACCCAGGGCATCCTCCAGGGCACCTACGAGACGTTCGCGGCCGTGGCGCACAAGCGGTTCGGCGGCACCCTCGCCGGCACGCTGACCCTGACCGGCGGCTGCGGCGGCATGGGCGGCGCGCAGCCCCTGGCGGTCACCATGAACAACGGCGTGTGCCTGGTCGTGGACGTCGACGCCGCGCGCCTGCGCCGCCGGGTCGAGACCCGCTACCTGGACACCGTCGCCGACGACCTCGACGACGCCATCGCGCAGGCCCTCGCGGCCAAGGAAACGCGGACGCCGTTGTCGATCGGCATTGTCGGCAACTGCGCGACCGTCTTCCCCGAGCTCCTCCGTCGGGGGGTACCGATCGACATCGTCACCGACCAGACCAGCGCCCACGACCCGCTGTCGTACCTCCCCGAGGGCGTCTCCGTCGAGGACGGCCCGGACTACGCGGCGAAGAAGCCCGCCGAGTTCACCGACCGGGCGCGCCAGTCGATGGCCAAGCACGTCGAGGCCATGGTCGGCTTCCAGGACGCCGGCGCCGAGGTGTTCGACTACGGCAACGCGCTGCGCGGCGAGGCCAAGCTCGGCGGGTACGAGCGCGCGTTCGACTTCCCGGGCTTCGTGCCCGCGTACATCCGGCCGCTGTTCTGCGAGGGCAAGGGTCCCTTCCGCTGGGCGGCGCTGTCCGGCGACCCGGCCGACATCGCGGCCACCGACAAGGCGATCCTCGAACTCTTCCCCGAGAACGAGTCCCTCGCCCGGTGGATCAAGCTGGCCGGCGAGAAGGTCGCCTTCCAGGGCCTGCCCGCCCGGATCTGCTGGCTCGGCTACGGCGAGCGGCACCTGGCCGGCCTCAAGTTCAACGAGATGGTCGCGTCCGGCGAGCTCAAGGCCCCGATCGTGATCGGCCGCGACCACCTGGACTGCGGCTCGGTGGCCTCCCCGCAGCGGGAGACCGAGTCGATGGCCGACGGCTCCGACGCGATCGCCGACTGGCCGATCCTCAACGCGCTGCTCAACACCGCCTCCGGCGCGACGTGGGTGTCGTTGCACCACGGCGGCGGGGTCGGCATCGGCCGGTCCATCCACGCCGGTCAGGTGGTCGTCGCCGACGGCACGGAGCTGGCCGCCCAGAAGATCGAGCGGGTGCTCACCAACGACCCGGGGATGGGCGTGATCCGGCACGTGGACGCCGGCTACTCCATCGCCGAGATCGTGGCCGAGGACAAGGGTGTGCGGATCCCGATGCGCGAGTCGGGCGACGTGCCCGCGCCGGCGCTGGGACTGTAG
- a CDS encoding formimidoylglutamate deiminase, with translation MQVYWCEHAWLPDGPADGVLIVVDDGRIASVMVDQPPQGERLAGLTLPGFANAHSHAFHRALRGRTKGDSFWSWREGMYALADRLTPDSYLRLARATYAEMALAGVTSVGEFHYLHHGPGGKPYADPNAMGEALIQAARDAGVRLTLLDTCYLAGGIGVAPNETQRRFSDGNAAAWQDRVRLLKADGNTVIGAAIHSVRAVPRDQLSAVDTGGPLHVHLSEQPAENEQCLAAYGVTPTALLHAAGVLGPRTSAVHATHLTAADVGLLGATRTTACFCPTTEADLADGIGPARELADAGSPLSLGSDQHALIDPLEEARRLEHHDRLRTGQRGRFTGAELVTALTNHASLGWEHVGVLAPGAAADLVTIRTDTVRTAGAAPAQLLLAASAADISRVVVGGSTVVRDGEHVSLGNVGHLLRDAIAEAFGE, from the coding sequence ATGCAGGTCTACTGGTGTGAGCACGCCTGGTTGCCCGACGGGCCCGCCGACGGGGTGCTGATCGTGGTCGACGACGGCCGGATCGCCTCCGTGATGGTCGACCAGCCCCCGCAGGGGGAGCGCCTGGCCGGCCTCACCCTCCCGGGTTTCGCCAACGCCCACTCGCACGCCTTCCACCGCGCCCTGCGGGGCCGGACGAAGGGCGACTCCTTCTGGAGCTGGCGGGAGGGCATGTACGCCCTCGCCGACCGGCTCACCCCCGACAGCTACCTCCGGCTCGCCAGAGCCACGTACGCCGAGATGGCCCTCGCGGGCGTCACCTCCGTCGGCGAGTTCCACTACCTGCACCACGGCCCGGGCGGTAAGCCCTACGCCGACCCGAACGCCATGGGCGAGGCCCTGATCCAGGCCGCCCGGGACGCCGGCGTCCGGCTCACCCTGCTCGACACCTGCTACCTGGCCGGCGGCATCGGTGTGGCCCCGAACGAGACCCAGCGGCGGTTCTCCGACGGGAACGCCGCCGCCTGGCAGGACCGGGTCCGGCTGCTGAAGGCCGACGGGAACACCGTGATCGGCGCGGCGATCCACTCCGTCCGCGCCGTCCCCCGCGACCAGCTGTCCGCGGTGGACACCGGCGGCCCGCTGCACGTGCACCTCTCCGAGCAGCCGGCGGAGAACGAACAGTGCCTCGCCGCCTACGGCGTGACCCCCACCGCACTGCTGCACGCGGCCGGGGTGCTCGGCCCCCGGACCAGCGCCGTGCACGCCACCCACCTGACAGCCGCGGACGTCGGGCTGCTGGGCGCGACGCGTACCACGGCGTGTTTCTGTCCGACGACCGAAGCGGACCTGGCCGACGGCATCGGCCCGGCCCGCGAACTCGCCGACGCCGGCAGCCCCCTGTCGCTCGGCAGCGACCAGCACGCCCTGATCGACCCGCTCGAAGAGGCCCGCCGGCTCGAGCACCACGACCGGCTGCGGACCGGGCAGCGCGGCCGGTTCACCGGGGCCGAGCTGGTCACGGCCCTGACGAACCACGCCAGCCTCGGCTGGGAGCACGTCGGCGTGCTCGCGCCCGGCGCGGCGGCGGACCTGGTCACGATCCGGACCGACACGGTACGCACCGCCGGCGCCGCCCCCGCCCAGCTCCTCCTCGCCGCCTCCGCCGCGGACATCTCCCGGGTCGTCGTCGGCGGGTCGACGGTCGTCCGCGACGGGGAACACGTCTCGCTCGGTAACGTAGGGCACCTGTTGCGGGACGCGATCGCGGAGGCCTTTGGTGAGTGA
- the hutI gene encoding imidazolonepropionase, protein MSLLIKNIGELFDAEGDALVIEGDRIAWIGTGAPAADEVFDAEGRAVLPGWVDSHSHLVFAGDRTAEFTARMAGQPYAAGGISVTTNATRAATDEELAANLARHVAEALAGGTTCLETKTGYGLNVPDELRSAQVIAASGVDEGTFLGAHLVPAGSTADDYVKLVAGEMLDAVAPYVRWADVFCERGAFDYDQSRFVLEAAASRGLGLRVHGNQLGPGPGVRLACEMTAASVDHCTYLTRDDIDMLAGCDTVATLLPACDLSTRQPLPDARGLLDAGATVALASNCNPGSSYTSSMAFCVTTAVLQMRMTVHEAVRAATLGGALALRRDDVGVLRVGARADVHVLAAPSATWLAYRPGMPLTHAVWRAGVRVV, encoded by the coding sequence GTGAGTCTGCTCATCAAGAACATCGGTGAACTGTTCGACGCCGAGGGCGACGCCCTGGTCATCGAGGGCGACCGGATCGCCTGGATCGGCACCGGCGCGCCCGCCGCCGACGAGGTGTTCGACGCCGAGGGCCGCGCCGTGCTGCCCGGCTGGGTCGACAGCCACAGCCACCTCGTGTTCGCCGGGGACCGCACGGCGGAGTTCACGGCCCGGATGGCCGGCCAGCCGTACGCGGCGGGTGGCATCTCCGTCACGACGAACGCGACCCGCGCGGCCACCGACGAGGAGCTGGCGGCGAACCTGGCCCGGCACGTGGCGGAGGCCCTGGCCGGCGGCACCACGTGCCTGGAGACCAAGACCGGCTACGGGCTCAACGTCCCGGACGAGCTGCGCTCCGCCCAGGTCATCGCCGCCTCCGGGGTCGACGAGGGCACCTTCCTCGGCGCGCACCTCGTGCCGGCCGGCAGCACCGCCGACGACTACGTGAAGCTCGTCGCGGGGGAGATGCTCGACGCGGTCGCCCCCTACGTGCGCTGGGCCGACGTGTTCTGCGAGCGCGGCGCGTTCGACTACGACCAGTCCCGGTTCGTGCTGGAGGCCGCAGCTTCCCGCGGTCTGGGGCTCCGGGTGCACGGTAACCAGCTCGGCCCCGGTCCGGGCGTGCGGCTCGCCTGCGAGATGACGGCCGCGAGCGTGGACCACTGCACGTACCTGACCAGGGACGACATCGACATGCTCGCCGGGTGTGACACGGTCGCGACCCTGTTGCCGGCGTGCGACCTGTCCACCCGGCAGCCGCTGCCCGACGCGCGCGGGCTGTTGGACGCCGGGGCGACCGTGGCGCTGGCGAGCAACTGCAACCCGGGTTCGTCGTACACGTCGTCGATGGCCTTCTGCGTGACCACGGCCGTGCTCCAGATGCGGATGACCGTGCACGAGGCGGTGCGGGCCGCGACCCTCGGCGGGGCCCTCGCGCTGCGCCGGGACGACGTCGGGGTGCTGAGGGTCGGCGCCCGGGCGGACGTGCACGTGCTGGCGGCGCCGAGCGCGACGTGGCTGGCGTACCGGCCGGGGATGCCGCTCACGCACGCGGTGTGGCGCGCCGGCGTCCGCGTCGTCTGA